The genomic window ACTGGGTGTATTGATCATCATCCCTATCGGCGGTGCTGATATGCCGGTGGTGGTGTCTATGCTCAATAGTTACTCTGGTTGGGCTGCGGCCGGTATCGGTTTTTCTTTGAATAACTCGATGTTGATCATTGCCGGTTCGCTGGTCGGATCTTCCGGTGCAATTCTCTCTTACATCATGTGTAAGGCGATGAACCGCTCCTTCTTCAATGTCTTACTGGGTGGCTTTGGTGGTGCTCCGGTAGAGGCAGCGGCAGGTGGACAGGTACAGCGTCCGGTAAAATCTGGTTCGGCCGATGACGTCGCTTTCTTACTGGGCAATGCCGAGACCGTCATCATCGTTCCTGGTTATGGCTTAGCCGTGGCCCGTGCTCAGCATTCTCTGAAAGAATTGACTGAGAAGCTGACACATAAAGGTATCACGGTTAAGTATGCGATCCATCCTGTGGCGGGTCGTATGCCTGGCCACATGAACGTTTTGTTGGCAGAAGCGGAAGTACCTTACGATCAGGTGTTTGAGATGGAAGACATCAATAACGAGTTCGCGCAAGCCGACGTAGTGCTGGTGCTGGGTGCCAATGACGTGGTGAATCCTGCCGCTAAAGATCCAAAATCAGCGATTGCCGGTATGCCAATTCTGGAAGCCTACAAAGCGAAGACGGTGATCGTCAACAAACGTTCTATGGCCTCCGGTTATGCCGGTTTGGACAATGAATTGTTTTACATGGATAAAACCATGATGGTGTTTGGCGATGCCAAGAAGGTCATTGAAGACATGGTCAAGGCGATCGATTAAGTCTTAAGCCCCAATAAAAAGCCCTCTCAAATTTTGAGAGGGCTTTTTTATTTCTTGGGCATTTTTTTCGTCGCTCTGAAGTGAAACTTAAAATCGGAACTTAAAATGACTTCAGCACTTGCTTGTGTTTGATGCGCGTGATGATCTGTTCGGCTTTTCCTGCGGTGCTTTTGCCTTCGCAGAAATAATCGTAGAACAGGGTGTTGTGTTGCTTATTCGCGCCAGCGTCGGAAATTCTCTCCCATTGATCTCGACGCGAGTTTGACCAGCTACCGTCACTGCGGCCAAAGGCGTATAGTTTTTTTTCACCAGTCTGGCAGCGTATCCCTTCATAGCTGATGTTCTTGGCACCACCACTGCTATTTGAGACCAGGGTGTAGCGTACGCTGCCATCGCTATTCACGCTCAGGGATTTGGCATCGATAAAAAAGGCCTGACTGCCACTGTCATAAAACGCCAGCAAATTTTCTGCCACCGGTGCGGCCGGCAAAGTGAGCGCAATTTCCTGCCATTCTTTGTTGACTTCCTCTTCTATGTCGCGACTAGTCGCTGCCAAGGCTAGTTGCGTCAAGCCGCTAAGAGCCAGCGCTGCCAAAATACGTTTTGGCAGTGGCAGCGCTAGGTGGAGTTCAGATCGTCTATTTTGCTTCATCTTTGCCATCTTCATTGCTTGCACTCGTTGTGATGTCTATGCTTATGCTGACACTAGTCTGTATCGACTGCAGGCTAGTTGCGGCGGCATCTTCTAAGCTTGCCTCCACGCTGCGCGCAGGTTTGCGTTGTGCGCCCGGATGATCGGTTCTGTGGATGAAGCGCGATAATTCTTGCAGGGCGAGTTGATACACGCCACGCTTAAACTCTATCACCACATCTAAAGGTACCCAATAATCATGCCAACGCCAGGCGTCAAATTCAGGGTGATTGCTGGCACGCAGATTGACGTCGCAATCGCGTCCTACCATGCGCAACAGAAACCAGATCTGTTTTTGGCCACGATAATGCCCGCGAATTTCACGCTTGATGAAATGATCCGGCACCTCATAGCGCAGCCAGTCACGGGTTCTACCTATGATCTTGACGTGTTCAGGCCGCAAACCGGTTTCTTCTTCCAGTTCGCGAAACATGGCCTGTTCCGGAGATTCGCCGTACTTGATACCACCTTGAGGAAACTGCCAAGAATGTTCGCGTACCCGCTTGCCCCACCAAACTTCATTGCTCGCATTGAGCAATATGATGCCTACGTTAGGCCGAAAGCCTTCACGATCTAGCATGTTCAACCTCAATACTTTCTGCGGCTAAACGGCGTGCTCCTGAAATGTCAAATGATGTCGTGCGTGATTTATCGTGTATTTTCACTATGGAACACGGTGTTCATCACATAAAAATGCAAATAAGGCGCAGTTTCCATCATCAAATATGCAAAGAGTAGGCGCATTAGCCAACTAATCCTTTAAAATTGAGATGATTATAACCCTCTATTTTTGAAAAGAATCATTGTCATGCGTGCTACAAGGTTTTTTATTTCCACTTTGAAAGAAGCTCCTGCCGATGCAGAAATCGTCAGCCATAAATTGATGATGCGTGCCGGCATGATTAAGCGTCTCGGTTCCGGTATCTACAACTACATGCCTATGGGCTTGCGCGTGATTCGCAAAGTGGAAAATATCGTGCGCGAAGAGATGAATCGTTCGAATGCGATCGAGATGTTGATGCCAGTGGTGCAGCCTGCCGAGTTATGGCAAGAGACTGGCCGCTGGGACAAGATGGGCCCGGAGCTGATGCGTGTTAAAGACCGCCACGGGCGTGAATACGCGATCCAGCCTACCTCAGAAGAGGTGATTACCGACGTAGTACGCTCCGAGATCAAATCTTATCGTCAGTTGCCACTGAATTTTTATCATATCCAGACCAAGTTTCGTGATGAGCGCCGGCCACGTTTTGGCTTGATGCGTGGGCGCGAGTTCACCATGAAGGATGCTTATTCTTTCGATCGCAATGTAGATGGTCTGAAGCAGTCTTATCAAGTGATGTTTGATGCTTACACGCGTATTTTTACACGCTTTGGCCTGGAGTTCCGTGCCGTGGCGGCTGACAATGGCGCTATCGGTGGTTCCGGTTCGCACGAGTTTCACGTGATCGCCGATACCGGCGAAGATGCGATCGTGTATTGCCCAAGTTCGGATTACGCTGCGAATATGGAAGCGGCCGAGGCCGTGGCACCAAGTGGTGAGCGCGCTGCTGCCAGCGCTGCGCTAACTAAAACGGCGACCCCAGGCAAAGCCAAATGTGAAGATGTGGCTGAGTTGTTGGCGATTCCTTTGACATCCACCGTGAAGTCTATCGTGCTGACGGTAGAAACTGAAGAGAAGGGCGCCCTACATAAACAAGTCTGGTTATTGCTGCTACGCGGTGATCATGAACTCAATGAAATCAAGGTCAGCAAAATCCCTGGTCTGGCAAATAACCGCTTCGCCACCGAAGACGAAATCGTCGAACATTTTGGTACCCGTCCAGGTTACCTCGGTCCTATCAATACCAGCTTGCCAGTCAAGATCGTGGCGGACCGTACGGTTGCCATGATGAGCGATTTTGTGTGTGGCGCGAATGAGGCCGATTTCCATTTTACCGGTGCCAACTGGGGTCGCGATCTTCCCGAAGCGCAAGTCGCTGATCTGCGTAATGTGGTGGCGGGTGATGCCTCACCCGATGGCAAAGGCGTCTTGGCGATACAGCGTGGGATAGAAGTTGGTCACGTGTTCCAGCTCGGCACTAGCTATTCCGAGTCCATGAAAGCTACTTTCCTGGATGAAAACGGCAAGCCACAATTCTTGCAAATGGGTTGTTACGGCATAGGCGTGACACGCATCTTGGGCGCGGCGATAGAACAGAATTTTGATGATAAGGGCATCATCTGGCCTACCGCGATCGCGCCGTTTGAAGTCGTGCTTTGCCCTATGGGGATGGATAAGAGCGAAGCAGTCAAAGAACAAGTCGAGAGCTTGTACGCAGCATTGCTGGCGGCCGGTGTCGATGTGATTCTGGACGATAGAGGTCAACGTCCGGGTGCCATGTTCGCCGATTGGGAATTGATCGGGGTACCGCATCGCATCGTGATTGGTGACCGTGGCTTGAAGGATGGCATGCTCGAATATCAGGGTCGTCGCGATACCGAAGCTACTGCCGTCGCCGTGCCAGATATGCTGTCCTTCATCCTGGCGAAATTGGCTGGGAAATAATATACAGGGATGGAGTATATTTTAATGCGCACGTCTTTCGTGCGAGTTGAGCCTAAATTAAGCGATACCCCCGGGTTTTCGCTTAATTGCTGGTTCAGGCAGCAGCTACGCTTACTCAGTATTTCTGCATTTCTCTGCGCGCTTTTTAGTTCGCCCTTGGCCTTGGCCGGGAATCAAAAAGAAGAGGCGATGGCCGATTCGGTGCGGCTGGCCTTATCCAAATTGGTCAGTGATCCGCGTCCCCCTAAGCCTAGTTTTGATCAGATCGAAGAGCGTATCAAATATCTGCATTGGCTGGCCGAGATGTCGGATCGCTTGAAGCGACGTCTGACCGATAAGCAAACCCGACTCGAATTCATAGAAGCCGTCTGGTACGAATCGAAACGCGCCGGACTCGATCCGGCCATGGTGCTGGGCCTGATACAGGTAGAGTCGGGCTTTCGTAAATACGCAACTTCAGTGGTCGGCGCGCGCGGCTATATGCAGGTGATGCCATTCTGGTCGCGCGTGATCGGCGACCGTGATGCGCAAAAGCTATTTCAGATGCAATCGAACCTGCGTTATGGCTGCGCGATTTTACGCATGTACATCGATATGGAAGCGGGCAACCTGTATCTGGCCTTAGGACGTTACAACGGCAGTCGGGGTCGGCCTGAGTATCCAAATGCAGTTTTGGCGAACTGGAAGAATTGGGAATACAAAAAGTAGCGCTACAAAAACCTCGCATGCGCGGCTGAGCTGCTTAGCCTCGCACTGAAAT from Undibacterium parvum includes these protein-coding regions:
- a CDS encoding RNA pyrophosphohydrolase; this translates as MLDREGFRPNVGIILLNASNEVWWGKRVREHSWQFPQGGIKYGESPEQAMFRELEEETGLRPEHVKIIGRTRDWLRYEVPDHFIKREIRGHYRGQKQIWFLLRMVGRDCDVNLRASNHPEFDAWRWHDYWVPLDVVIEFKRGVYQLALQELSRFIHRTDHPGAQRKPARSVEASLEDAAATSLQSIQTSVSISIDITTSASNEDGKDEAK
- a CDS encoding proline--tRNA ligase, which encodes MRATRFFISTLKEAPADAEIVSHKLMMRAGMIKRLGSGIYNYMPMGLRVIRKVENIVREEMNRSNAIEMLMPVVQPAELWQETGRWDKMGPELMRVKDRHGREYAIQPTSEEVITDVVRSEIKSYRQLPLNFYHIQTKFRDERRPRFGLMRGREFTMKDAYSFDRNVDGLKQSYQVMFDAYTRIFTRFGLEFRAVAADNGAIGGSGSHEFHVIADTGEDAIVYCPSSDYAANMEAAEAVAPSGERAAASAALTKTATPGKAKCEDVAELLAIPLTSTVKSIVLTVETEEKGALHKQVWLLLLRGDHELNEIKVSKIPGLANNRFATEDEIVEHFGTRPGYLGPINTSLPVKIVADRTVAMMSDFVCGANEADFHFTGANWGRDLPEAQVADLRNVVAGDASPDGKGVLAIQRGIEVGHVFQLGTSYSESMKATFLDENGKPQFLQMGCYGIGVTRILGAAIEQNFDDKGIIWPTAIAPFEVVLCPMGMDKSEAVKEQVESLYAALLAAGVDVILDDRGQRPGAMFADWELIGVPHRIVIGDRGLKDGMLEYQGRRDTEATAVAVPDMLSFILAKLAGK
- a CDS encoding CNP1-like family protein, producing the protein MKQNRRSELHLALPLPKRILAALALSGLTQLALAATSRDIEEEVNKEWQEIALTLPAAPVAENLLAFYDSGSQAFFIDAKSLSVNSDGSVRYTLVSNSSGGAKNISYEGIRCQTGEKKLYAFGRSDGSWSNSRRDQWERISDAGANKQHNTLFYDYFCEGKSTAGKAEQIITRIKHKQVLKSF
- a CDS encoding lytic transglycosylase domain-containing protein — its product is MRTSFVRVEPKLSDTPGFSLNCWFRQQLRLLSISAFLCALFSSPLALAGNQKEEAMADSVRLALSKLVSDPRPPKPSFDQIEERIKYLHWLAEMSDRLKRRLTDKQTRLEFIEAVWYESKRAGLDPAMVLGLIQVESGFRKYATSVVGARGYMQVMPFWSRVIGDRDAQKLFQMQSNLRYGCAILRMYIDMEAGNLYLALGRYNGSRGRPEYPNAVLANWKNWEYKK
- a CDS encoding NAD(P)(+) transhydrogenase (Re/Si-specific) subunit beta, with protein sequence MSMNLVTMLYLIASVCFIQALKGLSHPSTARRGNAFGMAGMALAAFTTIALIVKLKSEASGSGLGYGLVILGVVVGGGIGATLAKRVEMTKMPELVAAMHSLIGLAAVCIAVAVVAEPWIFNITARDAAIPFGNRLELFIGTFVGAITFSGSVIAFGKLSGKYKFRLFQGAPVSFAGQHMLNLLLALAMLGFGLMFCFAPGTAPAWLPFVLMAAIAFVLGVLIIIPIGGADMPVVVSMLNSYSGWAAAGIGFSLNNSMLIIAGSLVGSSGAILSYIMCKAMNRSFFNVLLGGFGGAPVEAAAGGQVQRPVKSGSADDVAFLLGNAETVIIVPGYGLAVARAQHSLKELTEKLTHKGITVKYAIHPVAGRMPGHMNVLLAEAEVPYDQVFEMEDINNEFAQADVVLVLGANDVVNPAAKDPKSAIAGMPILEAYKAKTVIVNKRSMASGYAGLDNELFYMDKTMMVFGDAKKVIEDMVKAID